TCTAGTAATATAGTACTAATCTACTAAATAGATTACCCCCTATTTGAAACTTATTTTTAATTACTTTTCATTATAGTTTTTTAATTCTTCATTAATTTTCATAATTATTTGAGCTTTTCCAAATACTACTAAAGTCTCTGTTTTCTCAATAGCATTTTTAATCTTCTCTAAAGTGTCTTTTTCGACATCAATAGCTTTCCCATTATATAGACTTTGGGCTAGTACATAAGCCTTTACAGTATCTAGTTCTGATTTTTCAGATCCTATTACGTTTGCTGTTAATTTAGCTATACTAGTATCTTGCATAGCTTTACCCTCTAAATTTGTTAATGGCCCGTTTAATTCAATTTTCATTATTTCCCTTTTCTCCTTATTATACTATAATAGTACTTTTATTATTTTGTCTTACTTTCTTTTAGTTTTATTCTTAGTTTTCGTTACTTTATCTATCATCTTCTCTATACTGTCATAGAATCTAAATCCTAATAGTACATAGAATAGAGTTCCTATTGCTGTATAAATTCCTATATTCCATATTTGTTGATATAAATCAGCTGAAGGATTAACGAAAAGGAAATAGTACAGTGTGGCACCTAATAAAGTGATGAAACCTAAAACGTTTTTGCTCGTATCACTTTTTAAAACATTAAGCATTCTACCCCATACATAAACATGAGCTAAAGAAATTAGAAATGTTATGAAAGGTATTGTACAAAAAGATAATATCTTAAGTAGTTGTGGTTTAAATTCTATTAGTAAATCTTGCATTATTTCTCCTTGTACTTTATGAAAGCTGACACTGTATTATTTAGTGCCAGTTACTTATTTTATATTAAACGTATGCGATTTCATGCTCAGTTCCTGCCCCGTCCTGAAAATATAGGTTATTATCTGCTTTAGTGTATATTTTACCTTCGTTTGCTACGGCTGTTGGCGTTGTTAGCTGCTCTGTTAATCCTAAAGCTCCTGTAATAGTAGTAGCTTTTAACGAAGTTACCCCTGCTGATTGGATTATGTTTCCTGCTACAGTTAACCCTGTCAAAGTTCCAAGGCTTGTTATATTGGGCTGTGCTACTGCTACGCTCAAAGGACTAACTGCCGTGCCATTTCCTGTTAAAGTTGTATCAACTGCAACGCTAGATAAAAATGCACCTGTTAATAGTGATTGACTTGTCTTAGTTCCTGTAATCTTTTCGGCTGATGTTATGCTCCAATTCCCGCCGATATATCTGATAATAACTTTATTGATAAAAACAAATTCAGGGGATAATAATGATAAGTCTCCTAGGTTTACATTAGACGGAGATAACGCTTGTATCTGTGATAATGTTCCTGCCGTTTGACCTTGCACCCATATAAATCTAAACTTTTGACTTTCGGCATCAGATGTTGTTGGAATAGCTATTTGCCATAATGCCATATAATTGCTAACAGGTAATAAAGTTTGTTGCCATGCTCCACCCGTAAATTGATTATAATATGGTTGATTTACTAATACTGGAACTATTGCAGTTTGATCTATTTGAAAAGTGGAAGTTGCTCCAGCACCTGCATTATAAAATTGAGTATATACGCTACTGTTATTTGTTGCATTAACTGTTTTAATATCTTCATCGTAGATTGTGCAAGCTGAAACAACTGGATTTTTTAAAGTTGTACTGTCTAAAGTATAACCTGATAAATCCCCACCTGCATCTAAATAAGTTCCTATTGTTTTATGTAGTTCTAAATGTGTTGTATATGGCATAAGTCCGTGACATTCTCTTAATCCGAAATTTACCCCATCAACATAAGTATAAGCTATTTGTAATAAATCAAAAGTCCACGGGGTATTTGACCAAACAAAGGAAGTGCCATCATAATATAAAAAGTATGCTCCGCTTGCTACATCGTGAGCCGTGGAAGTCCATCCACTAACTAACTCAGGAACTAATTTACCTTTAAAATATGCTTCTGTCATTGTTGTAATTGTTACTGTTCTAGCTGTAGAGTCGTAATTAATAACTAAGTTTTCAGGCTCAAAGAATCCAGTAGGGTCTTTTGTTATAGTTGTAATATTTTTTAATTCGTCAATACCTTCTTTGACATTTAAAGCATCCATATTTGTATTACCATAAGTAACTCTATCGGCTGTATTAATCTCGGATTGATCTATAACGTTATTTAAGGTGATATTACCTAAATCAATACCCTTAATCTGTATCTGATATATTAAAGCGACTGGATAAGCGTCTGGAGTTCCTGAAAATGTATAAGCCCCAGCGATATCAAGAGTACTAGCGATAGCAATCCCACTAGAATCAACAGCGACTTTGTTAATAGGCTTAGTACCCGTCGTGTCAACTTGGAAGATAAGGCAGTCTCCTGCATCTTCGTATTGATCCAAGATGATTGTGCTGTCCGTTGGTTTTGTAATGCTTCCCGTTGTTCCTGACTCAATGAGTTCAAAGATTTCGACTTCATATATTATACCCTCTAAATGTTCGATTCTTAATTCTACAGAGGAGTTTACACCTCCTGCTGAGCCTATTCCTATTTCTATTATATTTGATCTATCTATCATACTAATTAAGCCTCCACTGTTATTTCTGCATCAGTTTTCACAGTCCAAACATAGATATCTCTTAGAGTTACTCCATCTGATACTTTTACAGCAGGGGTGTGAACCTTCCATATAGGTTGGCCTTCTAAAGTTGGCGGGGCTGTTGATCCTGCTACTAGATAGGTGAGATAAACTTCTTGCTCTTCAGCATTTCTATTCTTTACAATTCCTACATTTACACTTGAGTGAGTTTTTACCCATTGTGAGTGAGAAATAGTTATGTCTGCTGGATTAGATCCTATTGTTAAAGGTAACGCCATATAGATTTAGTCTCCTTACTATTACATCTTTGTTATAGTATAATAGTATGAAGAGTCGAGATAGATTATTTATGCTTTTTGATATTTATAAGGTAGAAAATTCTTCACTACTTGAAATACTAGTCCTGTAGACTCTTGTATAAACTTTCTAGGATTCTTAGTATCTCTAGTAAGGGTGTTTTTAAGCTCTGGATAGTCTACATCTAACATAAAAAATGCATCTTCTAGCATATCTATTTGTAATGTATATTTAGATAAATTAGTAAGCTCTTTAGTCAATATAGCGTTTTCACTCTCAGATCTACCTTGCTTCCTATCATTTGAAGTCAAAAATCTCATGTCTACAAAAGGTACTACTCTATACTTATCTGAAACACTATCACCATCTATTGATATTCTTATATCTCCCCAAGGCATAAACTCTGAATCACCATTAGATAAATTATAGTCTCTTGTTAGTGATATATAAGGATACATAATTCCAGATATTTCCATTTCTGTATTTCTAGGAGCTAACAGTGAATTACTGGTTAGGATAGCTTTAAGTGTTTTGAGCTTCGTAAAATGATAGGATGTGCCTACTTGTTTAGCCTCATTAATTATACTAATATTAGTTCCTTTTTTAATTATTCTTCCTTCTATAAAGTGGTCTTTTGTTAATTTCATTTTATTCTCCTTATGTAAAATATTGAGTTATTAGCTCTTGAGGACTTAAAGTATCTTTATCTCCTAGCTCACCCATATATCCTGTTTTTGTTGATAGAAACTCAAGAATTACTTCATCTGTTATTGAAACATTCTCTGTACCATCTGTAGTTAGAGCTAGAGTATCAAAACTAATTCCACTAATCTCTAGTACATGGATATTATTACTTTTTAACCAGTCATTCTCAGAGGAAGAGTATAAATCTTGATCTAAGTTAAAGTTTGAATAGTTTAGAAAAGCAGAAACAGGAAAAGTTACATCATTATCATCTATATCTTTCATAGTTAATTGAGGATATAGAATGGTTTCATTTGAGTTGTCTAGGATCAATCTATTGTATGCATATAAAGCATCGTCAAACCTCTCATAAAAGAAGTTCAAAGAGTACTGTACTTTAATAGGAGCTACTCTAACCTTCTTACCTGTTCCCTCTAAGTATATTCCTGAGATATTAGCTTCATTAGAAAAATAATTATTTCTACTTGTATTAGAATCTATATTAGTTACTGCATATTGCATAAATGGAAAGTTTAAACTAGTTGCTTTAGGATTACTTTTAGCTCTTTCTCTAAAACAAAAATCTTTCTTAGCATAGACAATTCTATCTAGTTCACTGTTTAATCCTAACTCAGCAAAATGCTCTTCTAATTTTATATTTAAAGCATATACTACATTTAAGAAGTTGGTTGTATCTAAAAATGATGGCATTATACTAGCCCCCTAGATTTTAACTTAGTTCCTAGCATTTGAGCCATGATTTGACTGAAAAAAGATATCTGTTGTATAATTCCATAGAGATGTTTTGATAACATAAACTCTCCTTTAAAGGTTTTTGGCATCCACTGTTTTGATGGAATACTAGTAGGAAATATACTTAAGTCTAATTGACTACAGATATAGTTATAACCTTGATATTGATAGGCTGGAGAGTTTGAGAATATTTGACAATCAAAATTTTCTATTAAATAAGCTATATCTTTTTTACTTACCTTACCTTCAGGAGTTGTTTTTAAATATTCTACAAACTCTTTTAGTCCTAAAAACTTGATCTGGACTTCGTAAAGTTTGGATTTGTTACTCTTTATACTGAGATTATCTGTAGAAACTTCACCTTTAGGATCATCATAGTTATAGCCTCTTTCTTTAGAAAACTTAGTTTGTCCTTCTGTACTCTCACTAAGAAATGTAAAAGTAAAACTATCATCACCTTCTGATATTGTACAATCCACAATTTTTGAAGACCTATTTTCTAGATAACCAGCTTTGTTTCTATCTTTTCTCCAATCTAAAGTACTAGGTGATATAGCTGAAGTTTTAGCATCCTTTAAGTCTTTTAAGGTAATCTCGTTTATCTTACCTACGTAGTGCTTAAATAAAGGTGCTACAAGCGTTCCATGCTCATAGTAGTGTATAGATTCAACTTTGTTTAAAAAGTCATTTGTACTGGCTCCTATAAGCTTAGACTCATATTTTTTAGTCATTGCTGACATAGCAATATCATAAACTAAAATCATACCAGTATTTACATTATGATTACTTCTCTCTATATCAAAAGGTGCTGATAATCGAAGTTCTTTATCTCTTCTATAAAAAGCTATGTTAGAATACCTTTTCATATACTGTGATGATATAGGCATATTTTTTCTAACACTATCATATAGCACAATTAGAGTGTCTGGAGAGCTTCCTACCACATAGCTTATGTATACATGAGGAGAGTCTTCTAGACCTAAGTCTTTTTTTAATTTCATTCCAGTTGTCATATTATAATAGTACTCCTTTTAATAATCTATCCAAACAGCATTTAATAAGTTATCTATAATAGGCTGTAATGCTGGTAGTCCTGTTGATATAGATAGTGTTATAGGTGCTAAAGTATACTTTATATATGTTACTTCAAGACTAGCTTTTCCTACTACGTCCACAACTTGAAGCATAAGAATTCTAAAATTACTTGATACGGTAACATCTCCTGTAGGATTAACTTTAATCTTTTGTAATATAATATCACCTTTATTCAAATTGTTTGCAAATTTGAACCACCCTTCTATCGGGAGAAGTTCGTAAGTGTGAACAGTCAAAGAGTTGTTTGTATTGTCTGCTGTATCAAATAAAATAGGAATCTCATTATCAGGATAACTTATTATTCCTGTAACCTTACCTGTACTTGTAACAGAAAACTCTTTGTCATGATATTTATCTTCAACAATTGAAACTCTTGTAGCCTCTATTTCAGTACCAAGAGACTCAATATGCATATCTGTCACTTTTCTAATAAAAGGACTCGTTTTTTTTGCTAATTTACTTTGAAAACTCAAGTGTAATCTCCTTTAGTATCTACTATAATAGTACAATTAACTTAATAACTTTATATTACTATTAAGTAGATAACTATTAGAATTAAAGTAGGTTATTGCTTCATCAAAGTTTATGTTCATTTCTTCACTAGCTTCTTTAGGAGACTTTATCCACCCATTAAGTTTTCCAGCTTCTATATTAAATCTTTTCATAAACTCTTGATTTAATTTATAGTGCATGTTTCCATTTTTAAAAGCCTTTATTTCAGCTAGTAGCTCTCCATCTTCTGTATAAAAAGATTGAGGTTTACCAGATTCCCATTCTCTGTTTCTTGAATCTTCTTTATTAGTAAATCCTAGATTATTGGCTATAGTAAAAATATCTGATATTACAGTATGACTTCTTAAACTTAAATTTCCTACTTGTTCAAAGCTATATCCTGTATGTATCCCACCAAAACCTTCTAGTACACATCTATAATCTAATTTGTAGTGGTGAGCTTTATCTTTAGTATCTCTTATTGAGTTTGACCTCCAAGTATCATCTACCATATGAACATTAGATTTATATCCTACTATATTTTTAGTCTCAGTCAAGTCTTTATATAAATTAAGTAGTTGACTATCAATATATTTATTAGCATTTTTAATAGCCCAAAGGATAATTGAATATATATTTTCATGTGTAAAGTCTACAGAAGTATTTCTTAATAAAGTTGATAGTAGTAAATCCCTAGACTTTGAAGTTAATCTATTTGTAATAGCTTCTAAATTGTCAAATAATTCTTTCCAATATATATTTTTAAGACCTTGTATCTTAGTTTTAAGTCCTTCTTTTAAAGATGGAATGTTTATGTTTAACTCTTCTAATAAACTAGAGTCTAAAGTCTCTACAGCTTTGTAGTTACTAATTAAGTTATCTAGTTCTTCACTATAGAATGTAACAAGATTATCTATAATCTTAGCTTTATTAGTTAAAGTGTTTTTACGCTCTTCTTTTTTTTCTTTAATTACTTCTTTAGGCTCTTTTTCTTGAATATGAAAGTTTTCATTAAACCATAGCTCGAAAGGATCAACTGTTACACTAGAATTATAGGAACGGTTATTTCTAAACTTACTAATATTAAAACTAATTTTCACAATATCTACTTTTGCTCTGGCTTTTCTGTATATAGAATCTTCAAATGAAAAGTTTCCTAATATTTCATAGGTTGCTCTTCTTTGGTCTAATAAAGAAGTTATCTCTTCAGAATTATTCCATCTCTCAGGAATTATAAGATACATTGTATTACAGTTTGACTCTCTTATTAGTTTCATAGTCCAAGATTTAAAATCAGAATATGGAGGATTAGAGAAATATACATCCATCTTTTTATCTATAAATGTTTGTTGATAAAAGTCTGTTCCTATAATAAATAAGTCTTTATCCATTGAGTTTATTAAGACTTGTGATTTTTCAATTGCATATAAAGTAGAGCTTATATAGTCATTTTGATAAGTTCCATACTTTCCATCTATTTTTTCTTTTATAGAGTTTAAAGACGAGCCATTGCCAGCTCCAATATCTAATATTGATAAGTTAGATGATTTATGTGATTCTTCCTTAATTATTTCTTTACATATTACATCTAGCATTTTTGGGTCAGTAGGATAAAATTCAAAGTCCTCATTGGCTTCTTTTACTTCTGCTAGTGTTTTATTAAAATTGTTCATTTATAGTCTCCTTATTTATTATTTAATCCTATATTAAGGAGACTCTTTTGTCAATACTAGTCTTTTAGTTTTCTTCTTTTAGATTGCTCAGTTTCACCATTAGCTCTAGATTGTACACTCAAAGATTTTAGTTCACTTCTCATATTATAGGATAAGTTGGAAAGCA
This DNA window, taken from Candidatus Woesearchaeota archaeon, encodes the following:
- a CDS encoding DUF4942 domain-containing protein, with translation MNNFNKTLAEVKEANEDFEFYPTDPKMLDVICKEIIKEESHKSSNLSILDIGAGNGSSLNSIKEKIDGKYGTYQNDYISSTLYAIEKSQVLINSMDKDLFIIGTDFYQQTFIDKKMDVYFSNPPYSDFKSWTMKLIRESNCNTMYLIIPERWNNSEEITSLLDQRRATYEILGNFSFEDSIYRKARAKVDIVKISFNISKFRNNRSYNSSVTVDPFELWFNENFHIQEKEPKEVIKEKKEERKNTLTNKAKIIDNLVTFYSEELDNLISNYKAVETLDSSLLEELNINIPSLKEGLKTKIQGLKNIYWKELFDNLEAITNRLTSKSRDLLLSTLLRNTSVDFTHENIYSIILWAIKNANKYIDSQLLNLYKDLTETKNIVGYKSNVHMVDDTWRSNSIRDTKDKAHHYKLDYRCVLEGFGGIHTGYSFEQVGNLSLRSHTVISDIFTIANNLGFTNKEDSRNREWESGKPQSFYTEDGELLAEIKAFKNGNMHYKLNQEFMKRFNIEAGKLNGWIKSPKEASEEMNINFDEAITYFNSNSYLLNSNIKLLS